One stretch of Oncorhynchus masou masou isolate Uvic2021 chromosome 9, UVic_Omas_1.1, whole genome shotgun sequence DNA includes these proteins:
- the LOC135545119 gene encoding 2-acylglycerol O-acyltransferase 3-like, producing LMMYLLLTYLWPLPVLHFMWQLTDWHTPERGGRRSAFVRNWKVWKHVRDDFPMKLVKTAELNPNRNYILGCHPHGVFIIGAFASFSTEACGFMDLFSGVRSCLCIPGGLFKIPLYREYAMATGCCPVSKPSLKHLLSHSGQGNAVVIVIGGAAESLLSLPGVNTVVMKQRKGFVQVALEFVANLVPVYSYGENNMFHQVILSEGSVGWRLQQLFKKVMSFSPCLFVGERRFWLSYHCPVTTVVGSPIPVPKRPSPTQEEVDHYHGLYMESLAKLFNEHKASCGLSDSHEPQIE from the coding sequence TTGATGATGTACCTTCTGTTGACCTATCTGTGGCCGCTGCCTGTTCTCCACTTCATGTGGCAGTTGACGGACTGGCACACACCTGAAAGAGGAGGTAGGAGAAGTGCATTTGTGAGAAACTGGAAAGTGTGGAAGCACGTTAGGGACGACTTCCCAATGAAGTTAGTGAAAACAGCGGAGTTGAACCCAAACAGAAACTACATTTTAGGGTGTCACCCTCATGGGGTGTTCATTATCGGAGCCTTTGCCTCGTTTAGCACCGAGGCCTGTGGATTTATGGACCTCTTTTCTGGGGTGCGCTCCTGCCTCTGCATCCCGGGGGGCCTCTTCAAGATACCCCTCTACAGGGAATATGCCATGGCCACAGGTTGTTGTCCAGTCAGCAAGCCCAGTCTCAAACACCTTCTGTCTCATAGTGGACAAGGCAATGCGGTGGTGATTGTGATAGGGGGCGCTGCTGAGTCACTGTTGAGCCTGCCTGGGGTCAACACTGTGGTTATGAAACAGAGGAAAGGCTTCGTCCAGGTGGCCCTGGAGTTTGTGGCTAACCTGGTGCCCGTTTACTCGTATGGGGAGAACAATATGTTCCACCAGGTGATATTGTCAGAAGGGAGTGTGGGCTGGAGGTTACAGCAACTCTTTAAGAAGGTTATGAGCTTTTCCCCATGTCTGTTTGTAGGTGAACGCCGGTTCTGGTTGTCTTACCACTGCCCGGTCACCACTGTAGTGGGTAGTCCTATCCCAGTGCCAAAAAGGCCTTCTCCCACTCAGGAGGAGGTGGACCACTATCATGGCCTATACATGGAATCCCTGGCTAAGCTCTTCAATGAACACAAGGCCAGCTGTGGACTGTCAGACAGCCACGAGCCACAGATCGAATAG